Proteins encoded by one window of Torulaspora delbrueckii CBS 1146 chromosome 2, complete genome:
- the BUD21 gene encoding Bud21p (similar to Saccharomyces cerevisiae BUD21 (YOR078W); ancestral locus Anc_5.687), with protein MSCDQKPANTMVEPRMSITESNSRHVKFDDNEEGKMPVKMAPVAKKVDYSSDESDDEDEAPQEEGLSSGKSSIEDEIREREEALKREKQEVKQRRRKLDARFREQQLEKEAKAKDDQELPEELPEEFFEKLDEEVHEKPVEQIPKHINFNDIDTEQYLPEIKKQLEKKRTNTLKRLRATTVKRGLFNVTLLDDSQKLSAMAPKREAKIMNTKDKWLKRKAIKRK; from the coding sequence ATGAGCTGTGATCAAAAACCAGCAAATACGATGGTTGAACCAAGGATGTCTATTACAGAGAGTAATAGCAGGCATGTCAAGTTCGATGACAATGAGGAAGGCAAGATGCCTGTAAAGATGGCTCCGGTGGCGAAGAAAGTGGATTATAGTAGCGATGAgagcgatgatgaagatgaagcaCCACAGGAAGAGGGGCTATCAAGTGGTAAATCCTctattgaagatgagataAGGGAAAGAGAAGAGGCATTGAAGAGGGAGAAACAAGAGGTGAAGCAAAGGAGAAGGAAACTTGATGCTAGATTTAGAGAACAACAGCTGGAGAAGGAGGCAAAGGCTAAGGATGACCAAGAACTGCCGGAAGAATTAccagaagaatttttcgaaaaaCTGGATGAGGAAGTACATGAAAAACCCGTTGAACAAATTCCAAAGCATATCAATTTTAATGATATCGATACCGAACAGTACCTTCCAGAAATCAAGAAGCAACTGGAAAAGAAAAGGACCAATACTTTAAAGAGACTAAGAGCCACTACTGTTAAGAGGGGTTTATTTAATGTTACTCTACTTGATGATTCACAAAAGCTCTCCGCGATGGCGCCTAAGAGAGAGGCTAAGATAATGAACACCAAGGATAAATGGCTGAAAAGAAAGGCAATTAAAAGGAaataa
- the TVP38 gene encoding Tvp38p (similar to Saccharomyces cerevisiae TVP38 (YKR088C); ancestral locus Anc_5.686), which produces MSGNYEARVNSAELDENQAEDSYFADLGNFSDVENGNDDEDFLDIYNLTPKERLLHHFKKTLHGFTTRCAGLPLWQRAVLVVIAGCIGILAILMLIFHNSILHKVVEMSDDLKGKNTTWLVLILLIFLVGFPPMIGFSLLATCTGLIYGVSLQGWSILAFGAVIGSVASFCLFKTLLHSQAEKLVHSNRRFEAFAAILQENNSYWVLALIRLCPFPYSLTNGAIAAVYGISVRNFSIAQLITTPKLFVYLFIGSRIRNMGETDSTGSRFFDLVSIVITMMVFTVTAWILYAKTQRKFAEISHRERQLNPDNDPVFDPSFEV; this is translated from the coding sequence ATGAGTGGAAACTATGAAGCTCGTGTGAATAGTGCTgagcttgatgaaaatcaAGCTGAGGACTCCTACTTCGCAGATCTGGGGAATTTTAGCGACGTTGAAAACGgtaacgatgatgaagacttCCTTGACATTTATAACCTTACACCGAAAGAACGATTGTTACATCACTTCAAGAAGACTTTGCATGGGTTTACTACTCGTTGTGCTGGACTTCCCCTATGGCAGCGGGCAGTTCTTGTGGTTATTGCAGGATGTATAGGGATTCTGGCAATACTGATGCTCATATTCCATAACTCAATTCTACACAAGGTCGTCGAGATGTCCGATGATCTTAAAGGCAAGAATACTACATGGCTTGTACTGATTTTGCTGATCTTTTTAGTCGGTTTCCCACCAATGATCGGATTCTCGCTGCTGGCGACTTGTACGGGACTAATTTATGGCGTGAGCTTGCAAGGGTGGTCCATCCTAGCATTTGGGGCCGTTATAGGTTCTGTGGCATCTTTTTGCCTTTTCAAGACACTATTGCATTCACAAGCAGAGAAGCTAGTTCACTCTAACCGCCGATTTGAAGCCTTTGCTGCGATCTTACAGGAAAATAACAGTTACTGGGTTCTAGCACTTATAAGGCTCTGTCCTTTCCCTTACTCGTTGACAAATGGAGCTATAGCTGCAGTTTATGGCATATCTGTACGCAACTTCTCCATTGCTCAGCTGATCACAACCCCCAAATTGTTCGTTTACCTATTCATCGGCTCTAGGATAAGGAATATGGGTGAAACCGATTCAACGGGTTCCAGGTTCTTCGATCTCGTAAGTATTGTCATAACAATGATGGTCTTTACAGTTACTGCTTGGATCTTATACGCAAAAACCCAGCGAAAGTTTGCTGAAATCTCACACAGAGAAAGACAGTTGAATCCTGATAACGATCCAGTCTTTGATCCCTCCTTCGAAGTCTAG
- the DIA2 gene encoding DNA-binding SCF ubiquitin ligase subunit DIA2 (similar to Saccharomyces cerevisiae DIA2 (YOR080W); ancestral locus Anc_5.689), whose protein sequence is MDESIIDKALDLGVTYFRNENYVKARDLFRKALELAMSYGDEELTQLRAKHGLRKYTIPEPDKDSRIHHPKYVRLLDNMSATYEKLGDLKKALSYATKMVEVDPYNLKCYIRLGKILQKQVRDKQAYETYKLGLRRTKEAHESYSWEVSQKLIEIAKQQKIAIKRRLGDSIKENSPAVTESKHLIDPIEERNRLIKKARRQSPDLPHNNQEQRKDFVLDLPPELLILVLCDFTAKELFRVTLACKSWRKRLLSFPQLFQRFILNSCTHRQLVKFCDFIERLSPMLTPRYHSLELLRFSPKFARDELKSVEIIFSRMRKIEVQKLILSVPNCSTSHLAKIMASNVQLCKALTSLSMILAFRADKPYEVEMLSQCENLRRLEVLVNSSVVPVNQGFVRTSSFIEPKMLPTWAGNLETFSLTCDQNKVKGFPFMTLVLHFPVNHLSKLFISGVTFALETPQFDWLANFRFLKELWFENNRFAEFSAFIRLLRDYPLSDRLEKLTFREDSIGTRVDLEEISEGFFYKHNFQSLREIDLMGSSISGLGLTRMVSYLEPNKLRKFNFGDCPHVKFQRVQVPNESMSLSPYDFLRSLPHLESLFMPQCAALTDDTMSLMTESVDYLNDLKSLDVSLNSSLTGASLYEFLKALRDVRSAPLEYLNIDGCASISHITVNMLRSQSLVKKLDCVYEREMWRRFGINSFKYQS, encoded by the coding sequence ATGGACGAATCGATCATTGATAAGGCTCTAGACCTGGGGGTGACTTACTTCAGAAATGAGAATTACGTGAAGGCTAGAGACCTATTCCGCAAGGCGTTGGAGTTGGCAATGTCGTATGGTGACGAAGAGTTAACTCAATTGCGGGCTAAGCATGGTCTCCGAAAATATACCATTCCAGAACCTGATAAGGATTCCCGAATTCATCATCCCAAGTACGTGAGGTTGCTGGATAATATGTCGGCGACGTATGAGAAGCTTGgagacttgaagaaggctCTGTCGTACGCTACAAAAATGGTTGAAGTTGATCCTTACAATTTAAAATGCTACATTAGACTTGGCAAAATACTTCAGAAGCAGGTGAGGGACAAGCAGGCTTACGAGACGTATAAATTGGGTTTACGAAGAACGAAGGAAGCTCATGAAAGCTACTCTTGGGAAGTTTCGCAGAAACTGATTGAGATTGCCAAGCAACAAAAGATTGCGATAAAAAGAAGACTAGGTGATTCAATAAAAGAAAATTCACCTGCTGTTACAGAAAGTAAGCATTTGATAGACCCGATTGAAGAACGCAATAGGTTAATAAAGAAAGCAAGACGACAGTCGCCAGATCTTCCTCATAATAATCAggaacaaagaaaagattttgtGCTCGATTTGCCACCTGAGCTTCTTATCTTGGTGCTTTGTGATTTTACTGCAAAAGAATTGTTCCGTGTAACGTTGGCGTGTAAATCATGGAGAAAGAGATTATTGTCATTTCCACAATTATTCCAGAGATTCATATTGAACTCTTGTACCCATCGACAGCTTGTGAAGTTCTGTGATTTCATAGAGCGACTGTCGCCAATGCTAACGCCAAGGTATCACTCATTGGAGCTTTTAAGGTTCTCTCCTAAGTTCGCAAGAGATGAACTAAAATCTGTTGAGATTATTTTCTCCAGAATGCGGAAGATTGAAGTTCAGAAACTTATTCTTTCGGTACCGAATTGCTCCACTTCCCATCTAGCAAAAATAATGGCTTCCAATGTTCAGCTTTGTAAAGCCTTAACAAGCCTTTCGATGATCTTAGCATTCAGAGCCGATAAACCATATGAAGTTGAAATGCTATCTCAGTGCGAGAATTTGAGACGGCTAGAAGTTTTAGTCAATAGTTCTGTGGTGCCTGTTAATCAAGGCTTTGTCAGAACTTCAAGCTTCATAGAGCCGAAGATGTTACCGACATGGGCCGGGAACCTCGAAACCTTCAGTTTGACCTGCGATCAAAACAAAGTTAAGGGATTTCCTTTTATGACTTTGGTTCTGCATTTTCCAGTGAATCACTTATCAAAGCTGTTCATTAGTGGTGTAACTTTCGCACTGGAGACTCCTCAGTTTGACTGGCTAGCCAACTTTAGatttttgaaggaattaTGGTTCGAGAACAACCGATTTGCTGAATTTTCAGCTTTTATAAGATTACTGCGAGACTATCCATTGAGTGATCGTCTGGAAAAACTGACTTTCAGAGAAGACTCTATAGGAACGCGGGTCGACCTTGAGGAAATTTCAGAGGGTTTTTTCTATAAGCATAACTTCCAAAGCTTGCGAGAGATTGACTTAATGGGTTCCTCCATTAGTGGGCTGGGTCTAACTAGGATGGTATCTTACCTTGAACCTAACAAACTTCGAAAATTCAATTTTGGTGACTGCCCTCACGTCAAATTCCAGCGAGTGCAAGTACCAAACGAATCGATGTCACTGTCGCCTTACGACTTCCTCAGATCCTTGCCTCACTTGGAATCGTTGTTTATGCCGCAGTGTGCGGCTTTGACTGATGATACGATGAGTTTGATGACAGAATCAGTTGACTACTTAAACGATCTGAAGAGCCTTGACGTATCTTTAAATTCATCTCTCACCGGTGCTTCTCTTTACGAGTTTTTGAAGGCTCTTAGAGATGTTCGATCGGCGCCTTTGGAATATCTCAACATCGATGGATGTGCTTCGATTTCTCATATTACTGTCAATATGCTTAGAAGTCAGTCACTTGTAAAGAAACTCGATTGTGTTTATGAAAGAGAAATGTGGAGGCGATTTGGCATAAACTCTTTTAAGTATCAATCATAG
- the PXL1 gene encoding Pxl1p (similar to Saccharomyces cerevisiae PXL1 (YKR090W); ancestral locus Anc_5.691) gives MFNHIYGSPFPTINPKVRYRTALERAGFDVNFNSRSAANGDGLGSADMNRRNVSMGNLQQPPPRSQSRAASRVASLPGVREQPGEYHVPLVHKPYAPSAKYSTGSQARSSGPSRAQSSTSSQPSGPTTAQYSTSSQPSGPSTAQYSTSSQPNGPSTAQYCTSSQPSGPTNTSGSYSANPSLQYSSASKPSFTFEERPSHHQERELNPIERSFMMLTQNDTSSSVDIRTTEMEIKEPVEEQPVEEQPAEIHSPTTPRKSVHSTVESLNFEPSSELHVGLSPVNHEKETPKVIAGKQLPVLSVTTHLDSIEDEKPLNLGGSQWSQSDKKISEKERGSVTPEDLTTPHTATNLQVETLIAQLDNVSYSKNAQLDNPFSTSTATNSLSGSQLDVRSLSVDRTRSHSNTSSQFKKSSAYLSKLPEADLETGAQTVTLDQESVSSPSLKMGDTPTFYKFRQPRLNSFPGPEETPIPSIEPLQLSRKDKIEGSPRIEPAQEESTIKNDVPSNSGNETLNIESEPKYPPGEGPCRNCGQEVVDRPIYSKKANELSGQWHRQCFRCLNCDVKFNKTTPCYILDDKPYCQQHYHEENGSICQVCSGFIEGECLENDRTERFHVHCLTCFLCHTQITSDYFIYNLELPLCGNHDLEALLQEGPDSSVSKRRTRLINFTQS, from the coding sequence ATGTTTAATCACATATATGGTTCGCCATTCCCTACGATTAATCCAAAAGTTAGGTATAGGACTGCTTTAGAAAGGGCAGGATTCGATGTCAATTTTAATTCGAGATCTGCGGCCAATGGTGATGGATTGGGAAGTGCCGATATGAACAGGAGAAACGTCTCTATGGGTAATTTGCAACAACCGCCACCTCGAAGCCAGAGTAGAGCAGCTTCACGAGTTGCATCTCTTCCTGGGGTGAGGGAGCAGCCAGGTGAGTATCATGTTCCGCTGGTCCATAAACCTTATGCCCCTTCGGCGAAGTATTCTACCGGTTCACAAGCGAGATCAAGTGGACCTTCAAGAGCACAGTCTTCCACCAGTTCTCAACCAAGCGGTCCTACAACAGCGCAGTATTCCACCAGTTCCCAACCAAGCGGACCTTCAACAGCACAGTACTCCACCAGCTCTCAACCAAATGGACCTTCAACAGCACAGTACTGCACCAGTTCTCAACCAAGCGGTCCTACAAATACATCAGGATCGTATTCCGCAAATCCATCATTACAATATTCCTCTGCTTCGAAACCTTCATttacttttgaagaaaggcCTAGCCACCACCAGGAACGAGAATTGAATCCGATTGAGAGGAGTTTTATGATGCTAACTCAGAACGACACCAGCAGTAGTGTAGATATAAGAACTACCGAGATGGAAATCAAGGAACCCgttgaagaacaaccaGTTGAGGAACAACCTGCTGAGATACATTCACCAACTACACCACGCAAGAGTGTCCATTCTACCGTTGAAAGTCTGAACTTTGAACCTTCATCGGAGCTACACGTTGGTCTTTCTCCAGTGAATCATGAGAAGGAAACTCCTAAGGTAATTGCAGGTAAGCAATTGCCCGTACTATCAGTTACAACTCACCTTGACTCCATCGAGGATGAAAAACCACTGAACCTTGGTGGCTCACAATGGTCCCAATCCGATAAGAAAATTAGCGAAAAAGAACGTGGTTCTGTCACACCTGAAGATCTTACCACCCCACACACAGCTACAAATTTACAAGTTGAAACACTGATAGCTCAATTAGACAACGTTTCTTACTCGAAGAATGCACAACTAGATAATCCGTTCTCTACAAGCACTGCTACAAACTCATTGTCTGGTAGTCAGCTCGATGTACGCTCGCTGTCTGTGGACAGAACGCGGTCGCATTCCAACACTTCTTCGcagttcaagaaatctagCGCTTACTTATCAAAGCTACCAGAAGCTGATTTAGAGACTGGAGCTCAAACCGTGACCcttgatcaagaatcgGTTAGTTCTCCTTCTCTGAAGATGGGCGATACGCCCACATTTTACAAGTTCAGGCAGCCGCGCTTGAATAGCTTTCCTGGGCCAGAAGAAACCCCTATACCCTCTATTGAACCGTTACAGCTTTCACGCAAGGACAAAATAGAAGGCTCGCCGCGAATCGAGCCCGCCCAGGAAGAATCAACGATCAAGAACGACGTACCGTCAAACAGCGGTAATGAAACGCTCAATATTGAATCCGAACCCAAGTACCCTCCCGGAGAAGGACCCTGTAGGAACTGTGGTCAAGAAGTCGTCGACAGGCCTATTTACTCCAAGAAGGCCAATGAGCTATCCGGCCAATGGCATCGTCAATGCTTTAGATGTCTAAATTGTGACGTgaagttcaacaagacCACACCGTGCTATATCCTTGACGACAAGCCATACTGCCAACAGCACTACCACGAGGAGAACGGCAGCATTTGTCAGGTCTGCAGTGGTTTTATCGAGGGAGAGTGTCTCGAGAACGACAGAACTGAAAGGTTTCACGTCCACTGTCTAACTTGTTTCCTCTGCCACACTCAAATTACAAGCGACTACTTCATATACAACCTAGAGCTGCCGTTATGTGGCAACCACGACCTCGAAGCGCTTCTACAAGAAGGACCTGACAGCTCGGTCAGCAAGAGGAGAACAAGgctcatcaatttcacaCAATCATAG
- the TGL4 gene encoding triacylglycerol lipase (similar to Saccharomyces cerevisiae TGL4 (YKR089C) and TGL5 (YOR081C); ancestral locus Anc_5.690): MEANSALERRPFAVTQHLIEKYYEHIHGNAAAADNSGARRRICEGSNIIERRHELNRQGRKYLAEGQNKGRGTFDQYSSENEEALSTSDDELEDEEHVSLLPKFKSFIYSLFLGDYEKDLLIERILATKQHAMSYDEWSYAGLRLDELTDMTKWKQKVESNLYDYKLIRELTTKLREKRLAEDYSELLYTIRTSWVRNLGNMGNVNLYRHSHVGTKFLTDQYLNESRLAIDALLHQSDLDDGYVLGILQQTRRNIGRTALVLSGGGTFGLFHIGVLSTLFELDLLPRVISGSSAGAIVASILSVHHKDEIPELLERVLDTEFNIFKDDKQKSESENYLIKISRFLKNGTWFDNKHLVNTMVSFLGDLTFREAYNRTGKILNITVSPASLFEQPRLLNNLTAPNVLIWSAVCASCSLPGIFPSSPLYEKDPQTGEKREWSGSASVKFVDGSVDNDLPISRLSEMFNIDHIIACQVNVHVFPFLKLSLSCVGGDIEDEFSARLKQNLTNVYNFMANEAIHLLELACELGIAKNALTKMRSVLSQQYSGDITILPDMKMLFRLDELLANPSKEFLLRETTNGARATWPKVSIIKNHCGQEFALDKAITYLKGRIIGSSSIKNPLQFVDMPVGLIKTRNQKDDVEDKDEGNIMITSLDDNLFESESINSLLLLRENAATYRHASSGKFSLPLYGAASNIRHQRRKSETNARSRQSSKSVSFPVSSSSSRIQRNASKVIANPPRLSKKLSAGHIFTQMASKRDQRRLLDRKDSSPMINTSDVAPQSAPVRFETRLKSHSSSRSIRQRSKRNRKRKSNTLSTAGSEEEEGAGIFAGSPNDSRDKRTYDFRSRHNSITDTNLRRDTRLSGSSGGPYSPKSQRPLTLKNDSSNKIELLEKSPAKTATSSSEEV, encoded by the coding sequence ATGGAAGCCAACTCGGCTTTAGAACGTCGACCTTTTGCGGTTACTCAACACCTTATTGAAAAGTACTATGAACATATTCATGGGAACGCAGCAGCTGCTGATAACAGTGGAGCCCGCAGACGGATTTGTGAAGGAAGTAATATTATAGAAAGAAGGCATGAGCTGAACCGGCAGGGAAGGAAATATTTGGCGGAAGGGCAGAATAAGGGGAGAGGAACTTTTGACCAATATAGTtcagagaatgaagaagcacTTTCTAcaagtgatgatgagttggaagatgaagaacatgTCTCTTTGTTACCAAAATTCAAGTCATTTATTTATAGTTTATTTCTGGGCGATTATGAGAAGGATCTGCTTATTGAGAGGATTCTTGCCACGAAGCAGCATGCCATGTCATATGATGAATGGAGTTATGCAGGGTTAAGATTAGATGAGTTGACTGATATGACAAAGTGGAAACAAAAAGTGGAATCTAACTTATATGACTATAAGCTTATTAGAGAGTTGACCACGAAACTGCGGGAAAAAAGACTCGCTGAGGACTATTCAGAGTTGTTATACACGATCAGAACTAGCTGGGTGAGGAATTTGGGGAACATGGGGAATGTGAACCTTTATAGACATTCTCATGTTGGTACAAAGTTTCTCACGGACCAATATTTAAACGAGTCGCGACTGGCAATCGATGCTTTACTACATCAGTCTGATTTAGACGACGGGTACGTGTTGGGGATTTTACAACAAACTAGAAGAAACATAGGCCGTACAGCTTTGGTGCTAAGTGGGGGTGGTACATTCGGTTTGTTCCATATTGGTGTGCTATCAACGCTCTTTGAATTAGACCTCCTACCGAGAGTCATAAGTGGGAGCAGTGCGGGTGCCATTGTGGCCAGCATCCTGTCGGTTCACCATAAGGATGAAATTCCAGAACTATTGGAACGTGTGCTGGACACAGAGTTTAATATATTCAAGGACGACAAACAGAAGAGTGAAAGTGAAAATTATCTGATAAAAATCTCAAGATTTCTCAAGAATGGAACCTGGTTTGATAATAAACATTTAGTCAATACGATGgtttcatttcttggtgATTTGACGTTTAGAGAGGCCTATAATAGAACAGGtaaaattttgaacattaCCGTTTCTCCGGCATCGTTATTTGAGCAACCTCGTCTTTTAAATAACCTTACAGCACCAAACGTGCTAATTTGGTCAGCAGTTTGTGCATCGTGCTCCTTACCAGGAATCTTCCCATCGAGTCCACTGTACGAAAAGGATCCACAGACCGgagagaagagagaatGGAGCGGTAGCGCTTCAGTAAAATTTGTCGATGGTTCGGTGGATAACGATTTACCGATTTCGAGGCTATCTGAAATGTTCAATATTGACCATATCATTGCATGTCAAGTCAATGTTCATGTTTTCCCTTTCCTCAAACTTTCCCTCTCCTGTGTCGGTGGTGATATCGAAGACGAATTTAGTGCTCGCTTGAAGCAAAATTTAACAAACGTTTACAATTTCATGGCAAATGAGGCAATCCATCTCCTAGAGCTAGCTTGTGAACTGGGGATTGCCAAGAACGCCCTAACGAAAATGAGATCGGTGTTATCACAGCAATACTCGGGTGACATAACGATTTTACCGGATATGAAGATGCTTTTTCGCTTAGATGAGCTCTTAGCAAATCCATCGAAGGAGTTTTTATTACGTGAAACAACAAACGGTGCCCGCGCTACTTGGCCTAAAGTATCTATAATCAAGAATCACTGTGGCCAAGAATTTGCTCTAGATAAAGCAATCACATATTTGAAGGGGCGAATCATTGGttcttcatccatcaaAAACCCCTTACAATTTGTTGACATGCCCGTGGGATTAATCAAGACACGTAACCAGAAGGACGATGTAGAAGATAAGGATGAAGGTAATATCATGATCACTTCCCTGGACGACAATCTTTTTGAATCCGAGTCAATAAACTCTTTGCTGCTTCTCAGAGAAAATGCAGCCACTTATAGGCATGCATCCAGTGGCAAGTTCAGCTTACCGCTCTACGGAGCTGCCAGCAACATCAGACATCAACGCAGAAAGTCCGAGACAAACGCACGTTCGCGACAGTCTAGTAAGTCTGTATCATTCCCggtatcttcttcttcttcacgGATACAGAGAAACGCAAGTAAGGTTATTGCAAATCCACCTCGTTTGTCTAAGAAGTTGAGTGCTGGACACATTTTCACTCAAATGGCGTCAAAGCGAGACCAAAGAAGGCTTCTTGACAGAAAGGATTCATCTCCAATGATTAATACCAGCGACGTGGCACCACAATCTGCTCCTGTGAGATTTGAGACCAGACTCAAGAGCCATTCATCTTCGAGAAGTATTAGACAGCGGTCGAAAAGGAACagaaagaggaagagcaATACACTCTCAACCGCGGGCTcggaagaggaagaaggtgcAGGCATCTTTGCTGGAAGCCCTAATGACTCTCGCGACAAAAGGACGTACGATTTTCGTTCAAGGCATAACAGCATAACCGACACCAATCTGAGGAGAGACACCAGGTTGTCCGGTTCAAGCGGTGGGCCATACTCACCAAAGTCTCAGAGACCCTTAACACTCAAGAATGATTCCTCCAACAAAATTGAATTGCTCGAGAAGAGTCCGGCCAAGACGGctacttcttcatctgaagaagtttga
- the TDEL0B02360 gene encoding SDR family oxidoreductase has protein sequence MGKTVATGIETPQPYPQLPEHVMDMFSLKGKVASVTGASGGIGYEVAVAFAQAGANVAMWYNSHSVEEEAEKLSKKYNVTVKAYKCSLTDTKAVEETVQQIKKDFGGRIDIMVANAGVAWDKGPLTELAEKDSELCDKEWQKVLSIDINGVYNAAKSIGPIFKKQGSGSFIATGSMSGHIANVPQLQVAYNTAKAAVIHMCKSLAVEWTGYARANTVSPGYVATPLNAGMDEEMLKKWNTLVPLGRLALPKEMVGAYLYLASNASTYTTGSDILVDGGYCSV, from the coding sequence ATGGGCAAGACTGTAGCAACTGGTATTGAAACCCCCCAACCTTATCCACAATTGCCTGAACATGTTATGGACATGTTTTCATTAAAAGGTAAGGTGGCCTCTGTGACTGGTGCTTCCGGTGGTATTGGTTATGAAGTGGCCGTTGCATTTGCACAGGCAGGTGCCAATGTTGCTATGTGGTACAACTCGCATTCTGTCGAGGAGGAAGCTGAAAAGCTGTCGAAGAAATACAACGTCACCGTTAAGGCTTATAAATGTTCATTGACTGATACTAAGgctgttgaagaaactgtgCAACAGATTAAGAAGGACTTTGGTGGTAGAATTGATATAATGGTGGCTAATGCTGGTGTGGCGTGGGATAAGGGTCCCTTGACCGAGCTGGCCGAAAAAGATTCTGAGCTTTGTGACAAGGAATGGCAGAAAGTTTTGAGCATCGATATCAATGGTGTCTATAATGCAGCCAAGAGTATTGGTccaattttcaagaagcaaGGATCAGGTTCTTTCATTGCAACTGGTTCGATGTCTGGTCACATTGCAAACGTTCCGCAATTACAGGTCGCATACAATACTGCAAAGGCTGCCGTTATTCATATGTGCAAATCGCTGGCTGTCGAATGGACAGGTTACGCCCGTGCTAACACTGTATCCCCAGGTTACGTAGCCACTCCATTGAATGCTGGGATGGACGAAGAGATGCTAAAGAAATGGAACACCTTAGTCCCACTAGGTCGTCTCGCTTTGCCCAAGGAAATGGTTGGTGCTTATTTGTACTTGGCCTCTAATGCCTCAACATACACGACCGGTAGCGACATACTAGTGGATGGTGGTTACTGTAGTGTTTAA
- the ATX2 gene encoding Mn(2+) transporter ATX2 (similar to Saccharomyces cerevisiae ATX2 (YOR079C); ancestral locus Anc_5.688), with protein sequence MAVGITGVLLLALFLFVATFAIGWLPSYYVGNGVAKQDNYIAILSQFGVGMLLGTSFMLVIPEGVTACTEHGGNVGLNLLIGFLVVYILDRIVQILMSNSTGYNSVQQGETTELASFKDVLKNPKRMITAILKNNVVFALVVHGLSDGIALGTTTNNESLLIVVLIAIVIHKIPAVLSLTSLMISKQRLPKWEVLSNLFAFALSTPLGYIVVSAFNLRHSETMDWFSGNLLLMSGGSLLYASFTAFTSGDSHDHSSMEDNVEGGYFREGSNFVMVEQPILEEGNTTTNKNNNLNVDFANVTAVTPPLPNTKPDEKLSSSQELMYVLLGVAVPTAISFFITEG encoded by the coding sequence ATGGCTGTTGGAATTACTGGAGTGCTCCTTTTGGCTTTATTTCTGTTCGTAGCGACCTTTGCCATTGGATGGTTACCGTCGTACTACGTAGGCAATGGTGTGGCCAAGCAAGACAATTATATAGCTATACTGTCTCAGTTTGGGGTTGGAATGCTACTGGGTACTTCATTCATGCTAGTGATACCAGAAGGTGTTACTGCTTGCACGGAACACGGTGGAAACGTAGGACTGAACTTGCTTATTGGGTTTCTGGTGGTTTATATCCTTGATAGAATAGTCCAAATATTGATGAGTAATTCAACAGGATATAATTCAGTCCAGCAAGGTGAAACGACAGAACTAGCTAGCTTTAAGGATGTTTTAAAGAACCCTAAAAGAATGATTACCGCGATACTTAAGAATAATGTTGTCTTTGCACTTGTTGTGCATGGGCTCTCCGATGGGATCGCCCTGGGTACCACAACGAACAATGAATCTCTTTTAATTGTGGTCCTTATTGCGATTGTGATTCACAAGATACCGGCTGTCCTGTCCCTGACAAGCTTGATGATCTCAAAACAGCGTCTGCCGAAATGGGAAGTCCTGTCGAATCTCTTCGCCTTTGCACTTTCTACACCCTTGGGCTATATTGTAGTATCGGCTTTCAACTTAAGACATTCGGAGACTATGGACTGGTTTAGCGGTAATTTATTGCTTATGAGCGGAGGGAGTCTTCTATACGCCTCCTTCACCGCTTTCACAAGTGGAGATTCGCACGATCATAGTTCTATGGAGGACAATGTCGAAGGTGGGTACTTCAGAGAGGGCAGTAATTTTGTAATGGTCGAACAACCgattcttgaagaaggcaACACGACCACTAACAAAAATAATAATCTGAACGTTGACTTCGCGAACGTTACAGCAGTCACACCTCCATTGCCGAATACCAAACCTGATGAAAAGCTAAGCTCGTCTCAAGAATTGATGTACGTTCTGCTGGGAGTTGCTGTTCCCACCGCGAtatcatttttcattactGAAGGTTAA